The Methanobrevibacter wolinii SH genome includes a window with the following:
- a CDS encoding ArsR/SmtB family transcription factor, which produces MSSDVCEIKSLRSDVLEKVSNEMENNEVYEKVSSLFKLLGDYNRIRILSALECSEMCVCELSILLDMSQSSISHQLRILRQKNIVKYRRENKKVFYSLNNSQIYDLIKKGESI; this is translated from the coding sequence ATGTCTAGTGATGTTTGTGAAATTAAAAGTTTAAGATCTGATGTTTTAGAAAAAGTTTCAAATGAAATGGAAAATAATGAGGTTTATGAAAAAGTCTCAAGCTTATTTAAATTACTTGGAGATTATAACCGAATTAGGATCTTATCAGCTTTAGAATGTAGTGAAATGTGTGTATGTGAGTTATCAATTTTGCTAGATATGAGTCAATCAAGTATATCACATCAACTAAGAATTCTAAGACAGAAAAATATTGTAAAATACAGAAGAGAAAATAAAAAAGTATTTTATTCTTTAAACAATTCACAAATTTATGATTTAATTAAAAAAGGTGAGTCTATATGA
- the sucD gene encoding succinate--CoA ligase subunit alpha yields the protein MILLDNDTKCLVQGITGKQGSFHTKQMLEYNTNIVAGVTPGKGGQDFLGVPIFNSIEEAKENEDINSSIIFVPAPFAKDAAFESIKNLDLVVIITEHIPVHDSMEIMEYAKRNNTTVIGPNTPGIITPGVGKLGIMPTHIFSEGNVGIMSRSGTLTYEIASQLTKAGIGQSTCLGIGGDPVIGTDYIEILKKFEDDDDTDAIVLIGEIGGSAEERAADFIKDNISKPVVSYIAGRTAPKGKRMGHAGAIIDGEMGTAKTKTAKFEECGVHVAIKPSQIVDLLHDEGI from the coding sequence ATGATTTTATTAGATAATGATACTAAATGTTTAGTTCAAGGTATAACAGGTAAACAAGGTTCTTTTCATACAAAGCAAATGTTAGAATACAATACAAATATTGTTGCAGGTGTAACTCCAGGTAAAGGTGGACAAGACTTTTTAGGAGTACCTATATTTAATTCTATTGAAGAAGCTAAAGAAAATGAAGATATTAATTCATCAATTATTTTTGTACCAGCACCATTTGCAAAAGATGCTGCTTTTGAATCTATTAAAAATCTTGATTTAGTTGTAATTATTACAGAACATATCCCTGTACATGATAGTATGGAAATTATGGAATATGCAAAAAGGAATAATACAACTGTTATTGGTCCAAACACTCCAGGTATTATTACTCCAGGTGTTGGTAAATTAGGTATTATGCCTACTCATATATTTTCTGAAGGAAATGTGGGTATTATGTCTCGTAGTGGAACTTTAACCTATGAAATTGCAAGTCAATTAACTAAGGCAGGTATTGGTCAAAGTACTTGTTTAGGTATTGGTGGAGATCCGGTTATTGGTACTGATTATATTGAAATTCTTAAAAAATTTGAAGATGATGATGATACTGATGCTATTGTTTTAATTGGTGAAATTGGTGGTAGTGCTGAAGAAAGAGCTGCTGATTTTATTAAAGATAATATTTCAAAACCAGTTGTTTCATATATTGCAGGTAGAACAGCACCTAAAGGTAAAAGAATGGGTCATGCTGGAGCTATTATTGATGGTGAAATGGGTACTGCTAAAACTAAAACAGCTAAATTTGAAGAATGTGGTGTTCATGTAGCTATTAAACCATCACAAATTGTTGATTTACTCCATGATGAAGGTATTTAA
- the hmgA gene encoding hydroxymethylglutaryl-CoA reductase (NADPH), with the protein MDKTEIINKLLNGELKLYQIENLTDSIDEAIDIRREFIEKYTNTNLENMSNYTLDMDNVFKKNIENPIGAVQIPVGVAGPLLINGNEANGEFYVPLATSEGALVASINRGCSAIRASGGVNAHIIHDQMTRAPAIKTKSSTEALKVKAWFEDNFSELKEIAESTTSHGKLLKIDPIFVAGSYVYPRFVYSTGDSMGMNMVTIATEKILNKMSEETNAIHIALSGNVCVDKKPASINVIEGRGKSLVADIIIPEEIVEKKLKTTADAIVEVNTAKNLIGSAMAGSMAYNAHYANMIAAIFLATGQDAAHVSEGSLGITTAENRDGDLYFSVNMPDVPIATVGGGTSLATASEGLNILGVKGNGGARKFGEIIISTVLAGELSLMGALAAGHLARAHQQLARG; encoded by the coding sequence ATGGATAAAACAGAAATTATTAATAAACTACTTAATGGTGAATTAAAACTTTATCAAATTGAAAATTTAACTGATTCTATTGATGAAGCTATTGATATTAGACGTGAATTTATTGAAAAATATACTAATACTAATCTTGAAAACATGTCTAATTATACTCTTGATATGGATAATGTATTTAAGAAAAATATTGAAAATCCTATTGGTGCAGTCCAAATTCCTGTTGGTGTTGCAGGTCCTCTTTTAATTAATGGTAATGAAGCGAATGGTGAATTTTATGTACCTCTTGCAACTTCTGAAGGTGCATTAGTAGCATCTATTAATAGAGGTTGTTCTGCAATTAGAGCTTCTGGTGGAGTAAATGCTCATATTATTCATGATCAAATGACAAGAGCACCAGCAATTAAAACAAAATCTTCAACTGAAGCATTAAAAGTTAAAGCATGGTTTGAAGATAATTTTTCAGAACTTAAAGAAATTGCAGAATCTACTACATCTCATGGTAAACTTTTAAAAATAGATCCTATTTTTGTTGCAGGTTCATATGTATATCCTAGATTTGTATATTCTACTGGAGATAGTATGGGTATGAATATGGTAACTATTGCAACAGAAAAAATCCTTAATAAAATGTCCGAAGAAACAAATGCTATACATATTGCATTAAGTGGTAATGTTTGTGTTGATAAGAAACCTGCTTCAATTAATGTTATTGAAGGAAGAGGAAAATCTTTAGTTGCAGATATTATTATACCTGAAGAAATTGTTGAGAAAAAACTTAAAACAACTGCTGATGCAATAGTTGAAGTTAATACTGCTAAAAATCTTATTGGTTCTGCTATGGCAGGTAGTATGGCTTATAATGCTCACTATGCTAATATGATTGCAGCAATATTTTTAGCAACAGGTCAAGATGCTGCTCATGTTAGTGAAGGTTCTTTAGGTATTACTACTGCAGAAAATAGAGATGGGGATTTATACTTCTCTGTTAATATGCCAGATGTACCTATTGCTACTGTAGGTGGTGGAACATCCCTTGCAACAGCAAGTGAAGGTCTTAATATTTTAGGTGTTAAAGGTAATGGTGGAGCTCGTAAATTTGGTGAAATTATTATTTCTACTGTTTTAGCTGGAGAATTATCTCTTATGGGTGCTTTAGCTGCAGGTCATCTTGCAAGAGCTCATCAACAATTAGCTAGAGGATAA